The following coding sequences lie in one Fundulus heteroclitus isolate FHET01 chromosome 20, MU-UCD_Fhet_4.1, whole genome shotgun sequence genomic window:
- the LOC105927167 gene encoding glutathione peroxidase 1-like — protein sequence MASKFYSLAAKLLTGETLNFSSLQGKVVLIENVASLUGTTVRDYTQMNELHERYAGQGLVVLGVPCNQFGHQENCKNEEILLSLKHVRPGNGFEPKFQLLEKVDVNGKDAHPLFVFLKEKLPFPSDDPSSLMNDPKLIMWSPVSRNDVSWNFEKFLVGPDGVPFKRYSRRFLTSDIEGDIKKLLSQAN from the exons ATGGCGTCGAAGTTTTACAGCCTGGCGGCCAAACTGCTGACGGGAGAGACGCTGAATTTCTCGTCGCTTCAGGGGAAAGTCGTCCTCATTGAGAATGTCGCGTCTCTCTGAGGCACGACCGTCAGGGATTACACCCAGATGAACGAGCTCCACGAGCGGTACGCCGGCCAGGGGCTCGTCGTCCTGGGAGTACCCTGCAACCAGTTCGGCCACCAG GAGAACTGCAAGAACGAGGAGATCCTCCTGTCCCTGAAGCACGTCCGTCCCGGAAACGGCTTCGAGCCCAAGTTTCAGCTCCTGGAGAAGGTGGACGTCAACGGGAAGGACGCCCATCCCCTGTTTGTGTTCCTTAAAGAGAAGCTGCCCTTCCCCAGCGACGACCCCTCGTCCCTGATGAACGACCCCAAGCTGATCATGTGGAGCCCGGTGAGCAGGAACGACGTGTCCTGGAACTTTGAGAAGTTCCTGGTTGGGCCGGACGGGGTGCCTTTCAAGCGTTACAGCAGGAGGTTCCTCACCAGCGACATCGAGGGAGACATCAAGAAGCTCCTCAGCCAGGCTAACTAA